The following are from one region of the Juglans regia cultivar Chandler chromosome 10, Walnut 2.0, whole genome shotgun sequence genome:
- the LOC108980594 gene encoding carnosine N-methyltransferase isoform X1 encodes MSMPRVEEDDGEQRRRRKLEEALEVKSLRRIISAYLNYPDAAEEDVKRYERSYKRLPPAHKALLLHYPLKFQRIRRCISTNSFFIFSMLQAFEPPLDMSQDVDICEDGHLENALNDHLFSGERNVSSYPTSTSGSLCFTKSDQACFGEESNALCESVKGTVTIEEMKIDGNCDSVTGRHPPGFKHDEQIDACGGNEITNSNGNVSSLSHEWLDPSFQLNVPLVDVDKVRCIVRNLVRDWASEGQKERDQCYKPILEELDALFRNREKDNPPTCLVPGAGLGRLALEISCQGFICQGNEFSYYMMICSSFILNHSQSTGEWTIYPWVHSNCNSLSDSDQLRPVLIPDIHPASAGITEGFSMCGGDFVEVYSDPSQVGVWDVVVTCFFIDTAHNIIEYIEIISRILKDGGVWINMGPLLYHFADMYGQEDEMSIELSLEDVKRIALHYGFHFEKEKTIETTYTTNPRSMMQNRYYAAFWTMRKKTTTKEQQTS; translated from the exons ATGTCAATGCCGCGAGTAGAGGAGGACGATGGGGAACAGCGTCGTCGTCGGAAGCTTGAAGAAGCCCTTGAAGTCAAATCCCTCAGGCGCATCATCAGCGCCTACCTCAA CTATCCAGATGCTGCAGAAGAAGATGTCAAAAGATATGAAAGATCTTACAAAAGGCTACCACCTGCCCATAAG GCTTTACTGTTGCATTACCCTTTAAAGTTTCAAAGAATAAGACG GTGTATTTCTActaattcatttttcatattcagCATGCTTCAG GCATTTGAACCTCCGCTTGATATGAGTCAAGATGTAGATATTTGTGAAGACGGGCATCTTGAAAATGCTCTTAATGACCATCTCTTCTCGGGAGAAAGGAATGTTAGCTCCTATCCCACATCAACAAGTGGAAGCTTGTGTTTCACCAAATCTGACCAAGCCTGTTTTGGGGAAGAAAGCAATGCCTTGTGCGAGTCAGTGAAAGGGACAGTTACCATTGAG GAGATGAAAATTGATGGTAATTGCGACTCGGTTACTGGAAGGCATCCTCCAGGCTTCAAACATGATGAACAGATAGATGCATGTGGTGGAAATGAGATCACTAATTCCAATGGAAAT GTGTCTTCGTTGTCTCATGAGTGGTTGGATCCATCATTTCAGTTGAATGTTCCTTTAGTTGATGTTGATAAG GTTCGTTGTATAGTAAGGAATCTAGTTAGAGACTGGGCATCAGAG GGGCAGAAGGAACGTGATCAGTGCTACAAGCCTATTCTTGAAGAGCTTGATGCCCTATTCCGTAATCGTGAGAAGGACAA TCCTCCTACCTGTTTGGTTCCTGGAGCTGGACTTGGCCGGCTGGCTTTGGAGATTTCATGTCAAG GTTTTATATGCCAGGGAAATGAGTTCTCATACTACATGATGATATGCTCGAGTTTTATTCTTAATCA TTCACAGAGCACTGGAGAGTGGACAATATACCCTTGGGTCCACAGCAATTGCAATTCACTTTCAGATAGTGACCAACTTCGTCCTGTTTTAATACCAGACATCCATCCAGCTAG TGCAGGAATTACAGAAGGCTTTTCCATGTGTGGCGGTGACTTTGTTGAGGTTTACAGTGATCCAAGTCAAGTAG GAGTCTGGGATGTGGTTGTAACCTGTTTCTTTATTGATACGGCTCACAACATTATTGAATACATTGAAATCATATCGAGAATATTGAAAGATGGTGGA GTTTGGATAAATATGGGTCCTCTACTATATCACTTTGCAGACATGTACGGGCAAGAAGAT GAAATGTCCATTGAACTGAGTTTGGAAGATGTGAAGAGGATAGCGTTGCATTATGGATTTCACTTTGAG AAGGAAAAGACCATTGAGACAACCTACACTACAAATCCCAGATCAATGATGCAA AACCGCTACTATGCTGCTTTTTGGACGATGAGAAAGAAAACGACAACAAAGGAGCAACAAACTTCATAG
- the LOC108980594 gene encoding carnosine N-methyltransferase isoform X2 codes for MSMPRVEEDDGEQRRRRKLEEALEVKSLRRIISAYLNYPDAAEEDVKRYERSYKRLPPAHKALLLHYPLKFQRIRRMLQAFEPPLDMSQDVDICEDGHLENALNDHLFSGERNVSSYPTSTSGSLCFTKSDQACFGEESNALCESVKGTVTIEEMKIDGNCDSVTGRHPPGFKHDEQIDACGGNEITNSNGNVSSLSHEWLDPSFQLNVPLVDVDKVRCIVRNLVRDWASEGQKERDQCYKPILEELDALFRNREKDNPPTCLVPGAGLGRLALEISCQGFICQGNEFSYYMMICSSFILNHSQSTGEWTIYPWVHSNCNSLSDSDQLRPVLIPDIHPASAGITEGFSMCGGDFVEVYSDPSQVGVWDVVVTCFFIDTAHNIIEYIEIISRILKDGGVWINMGPLLYHFADMYGQEDEMSIELSLEDVKRIALHYGFHFEKEKTIETTYTTNPRSMMQNRYYAAFWTMRKKTTTKEQQTS; via the exons ATGTCAATGCCGCGAGTAGAGGAGGACGATGGGGAACAGCGTCGTCGTCGGAAGCTTGAAGAAGCCCTTGAAGTCAAATCCCTCAGGCGCATCATCAGCGCCTACCTCAA CTATCCAGATGCTGCAGAAGAAGATGTCAAAAGATATGAAAGATCTTACAAAAGGCTACCACCTGCCCATAAG GCTTTACTGTTGCATTACCCTTTAAAGTTTCAAAGAATAAGACG CATGCTTCAG GCATTTGAACCTCCGCTTGATATGAGTCAAGATGTAGATATTTGTGAAGACGGGCATCTTGAAAATGCTCTTAATGACCATCTCTTCTCGGGAGAAAGGAATGTTAGCTCCTATCCCACATCAACAAGTGGAAGCTTGTGTTTCACCAAATCTGACCAAGCCTGTTTTGGGGAAGAAAGCAATGCCTTGTGCGAGTCAGTGAAAGGGACAGTTACCATTGAG GAGATGAAAATTGATGGTAATTGCGACTCGGTTACTGGAAGGCATCCTCCAGGCTTCAAACATGATGAACAGATAGATGCATGTGGTGGAAATGAGATCACTAATTCCAATGGAAAT GTGTCTTCGTTGTCTCATGAGTGGTTGGATCCATCATTTCAGTTGAATGTTCCTTTAGTTGATGTTGATAAG GTTCGTTGTATAGTAAGGAATCTAGTTAGAGACTGGGCATCAGAG GGGCAGAAGGAACGTGATCAGTGCTACAAGCCTATTCTTGAAGAGCTTGATGCCCTATTCCGTAATCGTGAGAAGGACAA TCCTCCTACCTGTTTGGTTCCTGGAGCTGGACTTGGCCGGCTGGCTTTGGAGATTTCATGTCAAG GTTTTATATGCCAGGGAAATGAGTTCTCATACTACATGATGATATGCTCGAGTTTTATTCTTAATCA TTCACAGAGCACTGGAGAGTGGACAATATACCCTTGGGTCCACAGCAATTGCAATTCACTTTCAGATAGTGACCAACTTCGTCCTGTTTTAATACCAGACATCCATCCAGCTAG TGCAGGAATTACAGAAGGCTTTTCCATGTGTGGCGGTGACTTTGTTGAGGTTTACAGTGATCCAAGTCAAGTAG GAGTCTGGGATGTGGTTGTAACCTGTTTCTTTATTGATACGGCTCACAACATTATTGAATACATTGAAATCATATCGAGAATATTGAAAGATGGTGGA GTTTGGATAAATATGGGTCCTCTACTATATCACTTTGCAGACATGTACGGGCAAGAAGAT GAAATGTCCATTGAACTGAGTTTGGAAGATGTGAAGAGGATAGCGTTGCATTATGGATTTCACTTTGAG AAGGAAAAGACCATTGAGACAACCTACACTACAAATCCCAGATCAATGATGCAA AACCGCTACTATGCTGCTTTTTGGACGATGAGAAAGAAAACGACAACAAAGGAGCAACAAACTTCATAG